The following proteins come from a genomic window of Paenibacillus spongiae:
- a CDS encoding glycosyl hydrolase — MKKKLCHLLLIASLAAALFPALSVHTGAAPVTYEAEDGVLSGVTAATATAGYSGTGYVTGFDSETDSVTITVNAPATALYELTVRYHSPFGDKNTSLVLNGMPAGELTLKGSVGFADASGGKILLNAGSNTIGIVNNWGWYEIDAITIEEAPSPPPHMIGKSLVTRKSMKETEALYAFLRAEYGNHILSGQQNLADAEWVYANIGKKPAVLGLDMMGYSPSRVEYGTASTEIENALKWDEQGGIVTFAWHWNAPKGLIDQPGKEWWRGFYTDATTFDVRYAMDNPQSEDYQLLVRDIDAIAVQLKRLEKAKVPVLWRPLHEAEGGWFWWGAKGPEPAKKLYRLMYDRLTNHHKLGNLIWVWNSEKPEWYPGDDVVDIISVDSYPQARDYSPISNRYDNLKALVQDRKMAALTENGPIPDPDLLQVYHAHWSWFVTWGGQFINDGIQNSREHLTKVYNHPYVLTLDELPDWKKYKNK, encoded by the coding sequence ATGAAAAAGAAATTATGCCATCTGCTCCTCATTGCCTCGCTTGCAGCGGCCCTGTTCCCTGCTTTGTCGGTGCATACGGGAGCGGCTCCCGTTACTTATGAAGCGGAAGACGGCGTGCTGTCCGGCGTAACGGCCGCCACAGCTACTGCGGGGTATTCCGGTACGGGGTACGTAACCGGATTCGACAGCGAGACCGATTCCGTTACGATCACGGTCAACGCGCCGGCAACCGCATTATACGAGTTGACCGTCCGTTATCATTCACCCTTCGGAGATAAAAATACGAGTTTGGTCCTGAACGGAATGCCAGCCGGCGAGCTGACGCTGAAGGGTTCTGTGGGCTTTGCCGATGCGTCCGGCGGCAAAATCTTATTGAATGCAGGCAGCAACACGATTGGTATTGTGAATAACTGGGGTTGGTATGAAATTGACGCCATAACGATTGAGGAAGCGCCGTCGCCGCCACCGCATATGATCGGCAAGTCGCTTGTTACGAGAAAATCGATGAAGGAGACCGAGGCCCTTTACGCTTTCTTGAGGGCGGAATACGGCAACCATATTTTATCGGGCCAACAAAACCTAGCCGATGCGGAATGGGTGTATGCGAATATTGGGAAGAAGCCCGCTGTTCTGGGGCTGGATATGATGGGTTATTCTCCGTCGCGAGTCGAATACGGCACTGCTTCGACCGAAATTGAGAACGCGCTAAAGTGGGATGAACAAGGCGGAATCGTAACCTTTGCCTGGCATTGGAATGCGCCGAAAGGACTTATCGACCAGCCCGGAAAAGAGTGGTGGAGAGGATTCTATACGGATGCGACAACGTTCGATGTCCGGTATGCGATGGATAATCCCCAGTCTGAGGACTATCAATTGTTAGTAAGAGACATCGATGCAATCGCCGTCCAGCTCAAACGCCTGGAGAAGGCGAAGGTTCCCGTCCTCTGGAGACCGCTGCATGAAGCGGAGGGCGGTTGGTTCTGGTGGGGCGCCAAAGGGCCGGAACCGGCCAAAAAGCTGTACCGGCTTATGTACGATCGCCTTACGAATCATCATAAGCTGGGCAATCTAATATGGGTCTGGAACTCGGAGAAACCGGAATGGTATCCGGGTGACGATGTTGTCGACATTATCAGCGTTGACAGCTACCCGCAGGCAAGGGATTACAGTCCGATAAGCAATCGTTACGATAATTTGAAGGCGTTGGTACAGGATCGCAAGATGGCTGCGCTTACCGAGAACGGTCCGATTCCGGACCCGGACTTGCTGCAGGTCTATCATGCCCATTGGAGCTGGTTTGTCACATGGGGAGGACAATTTATCAATGACGGCATTCAGAACAGCCGCGAGCATTTGACCAAGGTCTACAACCATCCTTATGTCCTTACATTAGACGAACTGCCGGATTGGAAGAAATATAAAAATAAATGA